The genomic interval GAGCCGATCAGGAAGGCGTCGACGCCGCCAGCCGCCTGCGCCAGATGGGCGTTGTGCAGCACGAAGCGGCGGTAGGACCATTCGTCCGGCCCCGCATAGCCCACCGTCTCTCCGGAAACGGGGAAATCGCCGGGCACAGCCGTACCCATGAAGGTCGCAACCTCCGCCGCCACGTCGCCCGCCGCTACAATCCGCCCGCGCCAGGGATAGGCGGCCTGCTCCGCGCCGCCATGGGGGTCCGGCAGGCCGTTGCCGGCCGCGATGTCCATCATCACGAAGGGATAGAGCACGACGCGCAGGCCGCGGGCCCTGAGGTCGCGGATGGCGGCGATCACGCTCGCGTCCGCCGGCGTGCCGCCATAGGCAGGCCGGCCGTCGATGTATGAGACTTGCTGCGCCGCGCCGCGTGTGAGCGGCCCGACCGACCAGGTCATGCCGGCGGTCGTGCGCGAATTCGCTTCCACCTTCGGCCGCACCGTGCAGTGGCCGGCCCTGAGGTCGTCGCCGAACCAGGCGACCACCAGCGCGACGCTTTCCAGCGCCGGGCACAGCGCCTGCAGCTCGTCCAGCGCGGCGTGCCAGTCGCTGGCGGCGAGCATGGTGTGCCGGTTGACGCTTTCCGTCGTCCCCGGCAGCGGCCGGTCGGTGACCGGCGCCGGCGCATAGACGAATTCGCCCGCGCCGGGGATCAGCGTCACCGCCCGCACCAGGCCCTCCAGCGTGTCGACCGTGCGCACCACCTCGAAGGCGAGCTGCGGGATACGGTTGCCGAACGGCGCCAGCGCCAGCCGCTCGAACACGACATGGGCCGTGCCGCGATAGGCCGGCGCCGTGCTCTGGTGGGCGGCGATCAGCGGATCGACCGGCTGGTCGGCGCTGCCCGGATAGGCGCGCAGGGTCAGCCCGGCGATGTCCAGAAGCTTGCCGTCGGCCCAGATCCGGCCGATGCGGGCGACCGGTCCCTGGCACAGGGCGACGGCGAAATTGGCGTAATAGGCATGGGCGCGCACCGTCGTGCCGCCGCTGCCGCCCGCCTTGCCGCCCTGCCGCTCCTCGCTCACCTCCTCCTCGAAGCGCGTCGCCCAGATCACCTGGCCGGACAGGCGCACCCGTCCGTAGACAAGCGGCAGCGCCGCACCCTCGGTCGAGGCCTGCACGGACAGGTCGGCGAGCTTGCCGGCCTGAACCGTGCGCGACGTGCCGAACAGGCCCTGGTCGACCAGCGTGCCGGCGACCGCGCCGGCCGCCCGGCCGAGCACGGCGCCGAAGCCGCCGAGGCCGAGGGCGCCGCCCAGCGCCTGGCCGGCGGCGCTCAGGATCAGGGTTGCCATGGCCGGGCTCCCGGAAAGGCGAAGACATGGGCGATACGCCGGCGCCAGGCCGGCACCAGCGGGCTCTCGACCACGCCGACCCGCTCGTAGGCGTGGACCAGTGTCGAGGCGGTGGCGAGGAGGCCGGCATGCTTGGCCGGTGCGCCGTCCTTCCAGCGCAACAGCAGCACGTCGCCGGGCGCGGCCCGGCCGGGGTCGATCTCGACCAGCCAGCGTCGTCCGGCCGCGGCGAAGGCCTCGCCGCCTCCCGTCTCGGCCCAGTCCGCGCCATAGGCCGGCAGCGGTTCCGGCTCGGCGCCGCAAAACGCCCGCCAGAGGCCGCGCACCAGGCCGAGGCAGTCGCAGCCGGCACCCTTCGCCGACGCCTGGTGCCGATAGGGCGTGCCGATCCAGGTGCGCGCCTCGGCGATCAGCGCAGCGCGGTCGATCGGTGCGGGTTCAGGGAACAAGCGCGCCTCCGTCGTTCTCACCGGTGTTGCGGCCGGGATAGGACAGCACGAAGTCGGTCCCCGGCATGTGCGGGAAGCCCTGAAAATTGACGGCGTTGGCGAATTTCTGCGCGCAGGTGGCAAAGCGCTTGTCGCAGCCGGCGGTGACCCTGACCTGCGTTCCCGGATCGAGCGACACCGGCGCGGCCAGCCACAGCCGCAGCCGCGCCCCCTCCGCTGTCCCGTCATGGCGGGCGATCGCGACCGCAAGGCCGCTCGCCGGGCCCGACAGCACCTCGAGCCTCCCGCCGGAAAACCAGCCGTCGGCGAAGCCGTCCAGTCCGTCCACGATCAGGTCTGCCGCCTGCGCGGGTCCGCTCAGGGTGCCGGTGGCGCTGTAGGCCGGGTCGTCTAGATCCACCGTGCAGCGCGCGTCGCCGAGATCGGCGTCGCAGCCCTGGGCGAACACTCGCCCGCGCCGCGCCCCCAGCAAATGGGCGAGCCCGCGCAACTCGGCGCGGAAGGCGCGGCCCTCGCGCGTCACCTCGCCGATGACCGCCCGGCGCAGCATCGCGGTCTCGTCGGGGACCGCCCAGTTGACGACATGGACCTCGACCTCGGCCCCGTCCCACAGCCCGGCGTCGAGGTCGGCGTCGGTCAGGCCGGGGCCCGACAGGCTGCCGGCGACCTCGCCGCCGGCAGCGGCCAGGCCCGGCCCCTGCGCCACCGCCGTCGCCTCCAGGCCGTTCTCGGGCCGGCACGGGGTGCCCGCGACGGTCAGCGGCCGGTCGTGGTCGGTGAACCCGAGCACCAGCCCGTCGGCGCGCCGCACCAGCCAGCAGACGGCAAGCGTCGTCACCCGCCCCGCCAGATGGCCGGCGAGCGCCTCGGGAATATGTTTCATGGGCAGGTCTCCGTTGCCTCAGCGCCGGATCTCGACCAGCGGGATCGACGGCGCCTGGCCGGCCGCAAAATGAGTCAGGCTGATCTCCAGCCGGTCGGTGTCGAAACGCACCGGCACATCGAACAGGAAGCCGGCCGTGACCTCGGCGCCGCCGGGCGGCGGTACCGCGAACACGACTTCGGCCGTTTCCGCGTCGAAGGCAAAGGCTGCGCCTTCCGCCTGCTCCACGCCGTCGAGCGCCACGCGCAGCGTGCCGGCGACGGGCAAGGCGATCGCTCGCCCGTAGGCCGCCGCGCCCCAACCGTAGGTCTTGACCAGGACGAACCGCGTCCGGCTGCCGTCGCCCGTGCCGAGCGCGCAGTCCAGCAGCCCCGGCGGCGTGCCGTCGGCGGTCGAGGCGTGGTCGAAGGGATCTCGGAAGCGGAAGCCCGACAGCCGGCCGCGCGCGCGCTCGAACAGCGCCGCCACCGCCCGCAGGTCCGCGAGCGAGCGCACGCCGGTGCCGGCGTCGTAGCGCCGCCGGCTCTCGGCCCAGCGCGCGTTGCGCGTCTCGTGGCCGCCGGCCAGGGCGACGATCTCGGTGCGCCGCTCCGGGCCGCCGGTCGCACCGAAGGAAACTGCGATCGGAAAGCTCTCGTCGAGGAAAGGAATCATGTAGCTGATCCCGACAGAACCGCGCCGTTTTGATTTGGCTCAAGGACCGCATGCGCGGCACCGGCCATGGTCGGTTCGAAGAAGGAGAAAAAACGCATGAGTCATGTTCCCCACGAATTGCACGAGGAGTTTCCCGACGCGGGCGACGCGCTGCACGCGCTGAAGGTCTCCAACGCGCATTTCGCCAGGCTCGCCGACGAATATCACGAGGTGAACCGGGAGATTCACCGCATCGAGGCGGAGATCGCCCCGGCGTCGGACGAAGCCACCGAGGAGTTGAAGAAGAAGCGCCTTCAGCTGAAAGACCAGATCGCGGCGATGATCGCCGCTGCGAAAAACACCGGCTCTTGAGCCCCTCCTCTTCAAGCCGGTGTTAGAGCCCGCGCCGTCCCCGTCCGACGGCGCGGGCCACCATCGCCGAAACCTGTGCTTCCGACCGCCTGAAACTGTCCGCATCGCGCGTCGTCACGTTGACGACAACCTTCGGCTCCGCGCCACCACGGCTGGCCACGCCCAGCCGTCCGTCGGCGCCGCGCGCCAGCGGCAGGATCGCTTCCGCTCCCGCTTCCCCCATTACGCCCAGACCGCCCGCGCCGTTTGCGCCGATGCCGAAATAGGTCGGCGCCGCGATCACGCCGCCGTCGGCGAAGGCCGTCACGCGTGCGCCAGGGCCGACCGCCCCGGCGGCCGTGCCCGCCAGCGACCCGACCAGACCGGCCACGGCAGTGCCGGCCAGCGTCTCCAAGGGACGCAGCGCCCCGGCCAGCACCCGGCTCGACAGCGACAGCGCCATGGAGCGGAACACCGCGTCGAGCGCCTTGCCGTCGACCAGCGCCGCGCGCAGGCCGCCGGACACCAGGCGCGAGAAGTCGCCGGCCGAACGCGTCATAGCCTCCATCTGGCGCGAAAACGCCGCCAGATCGTCCAGCGGCACGGAAAATCCATCGTCGTCGCGGGCCATGGCTCACTCCTGACTGTTGCTTGCGCATGCCGGCCGGTCAGGAAACCGCCGCAGCAGCCGATCCAGATCCGCGCGTGCCGGCGCGCGACCGCGCCGGGCAAGCCCGAGCGCCGCCGCCAGTTCCCTTGGCGTCGCACGCCAGAAGGTTTCCGGCGTCCAGCCGAGCCTGCCGAGCCCGGCCTGCAGCGCCTCGGCCCAGGGAAACGCCGCGGCGGCCGGGCTCAGCCCCGCGGCGGCGGAGGGTTTGCGCCGGTCTCCGCAACCTCGTCCTCCCCGTCGTCGCCCCCATCGTCGTCGGCGTCCGAAAAGGTCACCCGCAGCAGGTCGGCGACGATGGCGGCAAAGCCCGGCGCGCCGCCGGGTGCGGTCATCGACGCCACCTGGTCGTCGGTGACCACGTTGCCGGCGCCGCGCAAGCCGGCGCCGATCAGGCGCACCATGTCGCGCGCCGACAGCCGCCCGCCGGCGAAGCGCTCGACCAGCGCCTGCAGATCGGCGCAGGCATAGGCGTCCTCCAGTTCCGCCAGCGCCCCCAGCGTCAGAACCAGCGTCCATTCCCGGCCATCTAGCATGGCCGAGATCTCCCCCCGCAACCGATTGGGCATGATGCCATCCTCCCTGTCGTGAACCTTTTTCTTCCCCCACGGCCATCACCCGGGGCGAGCGCAGGCCACCGCCCCGCCACACCCCCGGAGGTCACCCAGGGCGAGCAGCGCGAGACCCGGGGCCCACTCGTTGCCAGAGCGGCGGCGTTCGTCCGCCTAGGCCGCCGTGAACGTAACCTCGCCGGCCGATTCCAGCGCCATCTCGTAGGTCACCTCGCCGTCGTGGCGACCGGCATATTCCAGCGCGGTGACCTGGAACGGCCCCTCCAGCGTCCCGAACTCCGGGATCACCACCTGCCAGGCGCGGATCGCACCGTCGAAGAACAGCGCGCGCACCGCCGCGTCGCTGGCCGCGTCGCGGAACAGGCCGGAGCCCGACAGGCTCGCCGTGCGGGTGCCGGCGCCGGCCAGCAGCTCGCGCCATCGCCCGGCGCTGTCGGCGGCGGTGATGTCGACCGCCCCCGCGTTGAGGGCGATGCGCCGGGCCCTCAGCCCGGCGACAGCCACGAAGCTGCCGAGCCCGTCGCCGTCGAGCTTGAGCAGGAGATCGCGTCCGCGCTGTGCACTCATGGTCGTGTCCTCGTCTGGTTGGATCAGTCGGCCGGCTCGGTGACCGCGCGCAGCACCAGTTCGGCGCGGAAGGTGCGCCCGTCGCGCAGCGGCCCGCTGGCCGTCGCGACCGGCACGAGGTCGACCAGCCTGTGGCCGGCAAGCGCAAGCACCGGCCCGTCCAGCAGCGCCGCGACGCGGGCGATCGCCTTGACCGCCTCGTCGCGGCTGTCGGCGCGCGACAGCACGGTCAGGCGCAGTTCGTGTTCGAGCCCATCCTCGGCCGACCCGGCCAGTCGCCTGCCGGTTACCGCGTCGAGGCGCAGAAACGGAAACGCCTGACCGCGCGGTGGCGCGTCGAACAGCCGCCCGGGGCCGAGCAGGGCCTCGAGTTCCGCGTCACCGGCCAGGTGGATCAGGATCGCGTCGCGCAGGGCGATTTCGGCCGCAGTCGTGCTCATGCCCCTTCCTCCTCGACCAGGCACAGGATCTGGCGGCGGCCGAGGTCCGGATCGCTCGCCGCCAGCACGCGGAACACACGCGCCCCGGCGCGGATACGCCAGCCGCCGGCGATGTCGTCGCGGTAGCGCAGGCGGATCTCGTGGCTGACGACGCCGTCGAGCCGGGCGCCGGCGACGGCCTCGTCCTGCCGGCGCAGCCCGGAGTCGCGGCGAAGTCGGTGCCGGCTGCGACGTACAGCGTGCCGGCCGCGCCGCCGGGGGCCGCCGTGCGCTCGGGCCGTTCCAGCGTCACGGGCGTGCGGAACAAGCCGGCGCCGCTCACAGCCGCGGCACCCGGTAGACGGACAGCAGTCGGTCGAGCCCGTGCGGCACGCTGGCGAGCGCGAGGTCAGACCCCGCCTCGCGGTGTTCGTACCAGTGCGCCGCAAGCAGGCGGATCGCCTGGCGCAGGGGTGCCGGCACGTCGGCGGGAGCCGCGCCGTAGCCGGCGGTGAAATCGATCTCGATGCCGTTGGCCGCGTCGCCGCCGGCTCCCGCAGCCACCCTGAGCCGGGCCGCCGGGCCGTCGAGGCGCCAGTCGACCGGGTCGAGATCCGCCGGCAGGCCGTCCGTGCCGTAGACGGTCACCGCCGCAACAGCGATGACCGGCGCCACCGGCAGCCGAACGATCCGTCCCGCCGGCCAGGCGTCGAAATAGGCGCGCCAGCCCTGGGCGATCAGCGCGCGGCGCGTCTCGCGCTCGACCTGGCTGCGCGCGGCGGCGATCAGCTCGGCCAGCAGCGCGTCCTCAGCCTCGTGGGCGAGGCGCAGATGGGCGCGCATGTCTTCCACCGTCAC from Polymorphum gilvum SL003B-26A1 carries:
- a CDS encoding NlpC/P60 family protein, with the protein product MFPEPAPIDRAALIAEARTWIGTPYRHQASAKGAGCDCLGLVRGLWRAFCGAEPEPLPAYGADWAETGGGEAFAAAGRRWLVEIDPGRAAPGDVLLLRWKDGAPAKHAGLLATASTLVHAYERVGVVESPLVPAWRRRIAHVFAFPGARPWQP
- a CDS encoding DUF2163 domain-containing protein, whose product is MKHIPEALAGHLAGRVTTLAVCWLVRRADGLVLGFTDHDRPLTVAGTPCRPENGLEATAVAQGPGLAAAGGEVAGSLSGPGLTDADLDAGLWDGAEVEVHVVNWAVPDETAMLRRAVIGEVTREGRAFRAELRGLAHLLGARRGRVFAQGCDADLGDARCTVDLDDPAYSATGTLSGPAQAADLIVDGLDGFADGWFSGGRLEVLSGPASGLAVAIARHDGTAEGARLRLWLAAPVSLDPGTQVRVTAGCDKRFATCAQKFANAVNFQGFPHMPGTDFVLSYPGRNTGENDGGALVP
- a CDS encoding DUF2460 domain-containing protein; this encodes MIPFLDESFPIAVSFGATGGPERRTEIVALAGGHETRNARWAESRRRYDAGTGVRSLADLRAVAALFERARGRLSGFRFRDPFDHASTADGTPPGLLDCALGTGDGSRTRFVLVKTYGWGAAAYGRAIALPVAGTLRVALDGVEQAEGAAFAFDAETAEVVFAVPPPGGAEVTAGFLFDVPVRFDTDRLEISLTHFAAGQAPSIPLVEIRR
- a CDS encoding YdcH family protein, producing MSHVPHELHEEFPDAGDALHALKVSNAHFARLADEYHEVNREIHRIEAEIAPASDEATEELKKKRLQLKDQIAAMIAAAKNTGS
- a CDS encoding phage tail tape measure protein produces the protein MARDDDGFSVPLDDLAAFSRQMEAMTRSAGDFSRLVSGGLRAALVDGKALDAVFRSMALSLSSRVLAGALRPLETLAGTAVAGLVGSLAGTAAGAVGPGARVTAFADGGVIAAPTYFGIGANGAGGLGVMGEAGAEAILPLARGADGRLGVASRGGAEPKVVVNVTTRDADSFRRSEAQVSAMVARAVGRGRRGL
- a CDS encoding rcc01693 family protein; this translates as MSPAAAAFPWAEALQAGLGRLGWTPETFWRATPRELAAALGLARRGRAPARADLDRLLRRFPDRPACASNSQE
- a CDS encoding gene transfer agent family protein, which gives rise to MPNRLRGEISAMLDGREWTLVLTLGALAELEDAYACADLQALVERFAGGRLSARDMVRLIGAGLRGAGNVVTDDQVASMTAPGGAPGFAAIVADLLRVTFSDADDDGGDDGEDEVAETGANPPPPRG
- a CDS encoding phage major tail protein, TP901-1 family, which translates into the protein MSAQRGRDLLLKLDGDGLGSFVAVAGLRARRIALNAGAVDITAADSAGRWRELLAGAGTRTASLSGSGLFRDAASDAAVRALFFDGAIRAWQVVIPEFGTLEGPFQVTALEYAGRHDGEVTYEMALESAGEVTFTAA
- a CDS encoding DUF3168 domain-containing protein; the encoded protein is MSTTAAEIALRDAILIHLAGDAELEALLGPGRLFDAPPRGQAFPFLRLDAVTGRRLAGSAEDGLEHELRLTVLSRADSRDEAVKAIARVAALLDGPVLALAGHRLVDLVPVATASGPLRDGRTFRAELVLRAVTEPAD
- a CDS encoding head-tail adaptor protein is translated as MRRTGTNTARRGLTSRSPACRTGSTDCCPSTGCRGCERRRLVPHARDAGTARAHGGPRRRGRHAVRRSRHRLRRDSGLRRQDEAVAGARLDGVVSHEIRLRYRDDIAGGWRIRAGARVFRVLAASDPDLGRRQILCLVEEEGA
- a CDS encoding head-tail connector protein; the protein is MTAVLTNPPAVEPVTVEDMRAHLRLAHEAEDALLAELIAAARSQVERETRRALIAQGWRAYFDAWPAGRIVRLPVAPVIAVAAVTVYGTDGLPADLDPVDWRLDGPAARLRVAAGAGGDAANGIEIDFTAGYGAAPADVPAPLRQAIRLLAAHWYEHREAGSDLALASVPHGLDRLLSVYRVPRL